A part of Nesterenkonia lutea genomic DNA contains:
- a CDS encoding helix-turn-helix transcriptional regulator gives MGRHREVDQLRRAAELASQRRAQVVYIEGFVGAGKSELLREALKPYDQWREIAVVLDREQSSVSGALLRRLVLPPEVPVGDQSIDELVSQGLGRAESLRRPTVITLANIQWIDSESAEALLRICTLLRDAAVLVVMCGTPSTRPVVSRLGDFARNSPNATHLTLTPLSKVETHELLAQHLHTPLSVSLIETVHRETSGYPLLISEVGEHLAATPVGQRRLAASVAAMKGGHAARRMRRALDDMLESVSDETQRALQLLAVAAEPLRKHQLDAALGHSADVHGLLGSGLVILDDSSLGYEVRNSLVAEALVEKIHVTDLADIHQKLMTVVGAARALSHRVEIARILPGADSESALISDLAAAAREAVNRGELDQAFHRRLDIAQLRPDPDALQELMDLAVPLGHLDCFVRFESAIRSLVPGLLRQAGIAFVELDRENMHGAVAALEQQRWSDAGSPAGLTYAYATAHVTVQLGIRSASADIGDIQNETLAMLEVMDQDLSRRIELQDQGETPRSALEWERAHVTGLRASIRMWRAMERREPHRMSEAVELITGELHTLHDIPGSELFQLGLLAARGTRLRLIGDPNSAYADLHSTGVIPPDLPLLTYSRIQLSHVLFMAGFWEEGEDVVASSGGSALSAGEDSIALLSYLTWALVPVARGRYDDVAPLVAEISAVRKEVGPVVSAALAYLHAWKAVVEGEHEDAVQQLLRMRDDSGGWARAGIEPMLLLVREAHYAGWGSLVTSLRRAVATGESPARAEFLETVTDYCEAFGAWQAHDPATAMTRFLRVSEWLDAQPPLRHGQPVSDSGGYRMFKALNFLDMGALVLAFPDELRRHRSTVVDGLEWTAAAFASIGSPGLLRITLDELSALRPRLTGGPRGAHTAYPPTPAQPAAKSGPVAEDVTSVHAGPMDGLSARERQVAVLISDGWTNKEIAAELGVSVRTVDFHVRNALVKFDVSSRHEIRQKLRGGVRRG, from the coding sequence GTGGGACGACACAGAGAGGTGGATCAGCTTCGTCGGGCGGCCGAACTCGCCTCGCAGCGCAGAGCCCAGGTGGTCTACATCGAGGGCTTCGTCGGCGCGGGCAAGAGCGAGCTGCTCCGGGAGGCGCTGAAACCCTACGACCAGTGGCGCGAGATCGCCGTCGTCCTGGACAGAGAGCAGAGCTCGGTCTCAGGGGCGCTGCTGCGAAGGCTGGTCCTCCCTCCGGAAGTCCCTGTCGGGGATCAGAGCATCGACGAGCTTGTGAGCCAGGGCCTAGGCCGCGCCGAGAGCCTGCGGCGCCCCACGGTCATCACCCTGGCCAACATCCAATGGATCGACTCAGAATCCGCCGAGGCGCTCCTGCGGATCTGCACCTTGCTGCGGGACGCCGCAGTCCTCGTCGTGATGTGCGGGACGCCCTCCACCCGTCCAGTGGTCAGTCGCCTGGGCGACTTCGCGAGGAACAGCCCGAACGCCACTCACCTCACCCTGACTCCTTTGAGCAAGGTCGAGACTCACGAGCTGCTGGCACAGCATCTCCACACTCCTCTGAGCGTGAGTCTGATCGAGACGGTCCACCGAGAGACCTCGGGCTATCCGCTGCTCATCAGTGAAGTCGGTGAGCACCTCGCCGCGACTCCCGTCGGCCAGCGAAGGCTGGCTGCCTCCGTGGCCGCGATGAAGGGGGGACATGCCGCGCGCCGCATGCGCCGAGCCCTGGACGACATGCTGGAGTCTGTATCTGATGAGACCCAGCGGGCGCTGCAGCTTCTCGCCGTCGCCGCCGAGCCTCTCCGCAAGCACCAGCTCGACGCCGCTCTGGGACATTCCGCAGACGTGCATGGGCTGCTCGGGTCGGGGCTCGTGATCCTGGATGACTCTTCCCTCGGCTACGAGGTCCGCAACAGCCTCGTGGCGGAGGCGCTCGTGGAGAAGATCCATGTCACGGACCTGGCAGACATCCACCAGAAGCTTATGACGGTGGTAGGTGCCGCCCGGGCACTGAGTCATCGTGTGGAGATTGCACGGATACTCCCTGGAGCTGACTCCGAGAGCGCGTTGATCAGCGACCTTGCGGCCGCCGCCCGCGAAGCCGTCAATCGTGGAGAACTCGACCAGGCCTTTCACCGCCGTCTCGACATCGCGCAGCTGCGACCAGACCCCGATGCGCTGCAGGAGCTGATGGACCTGGCGGTGCCGCTGGGACACCTGGACTGTTTCGTGCGCTTCGAGTCCGCGATCAGATCCCTCGTCCCGGGACTGCTGCGGCAGGCAGGCATCGCCTTTGTGGAGCTTGACCGGGAGAACATGCACGGCGCGGTCGCCGCACTCGAGCAGCAACGATGGTCAGACGCAGGATCCCCAGCCGGACTGACCTACGCCTATGCGACAGCTCATGTGACAGTTCAGCTCGGCATCAGGTCAGCCTCTGCTGATATCGGGGACATCCAGAACGAGACTCTGGCGATGCTTGAGGTCATGGACCAGGACCTGAGCCGTCGCATAGAGCTGCAGGATCAGGGCGAGACCCCGCGTTCTGCTCTGGAGTGGGAACGTGCGCATGTCACAGGACTCAGGGCCTCGATCAGAATGTGGCGCGCCATGGAGCGCCGGGAGCCACACCGGATGAGTGAGGCCGTCGAACTCATCACCGGCGAGCTCCACACGCTGCACGACATTCCAGGTTCTGAGCTGTTCCAGCTGGGCCTCCTCGCCGCCCGCGGAACTCGGCTGCGTCTCATCGGCGATCCGAACAGCGCCTACGCCGACCTGCACAGCACCGGCGTGATTCCGCCTGACCTTCCGCTGCTGACCTACTCGAGAATCCAACTGTCCCACGTGTTGTTCATGGCAGGATTCTGGGAAGAAGGTGAGGACGTGGTGGCGTCCTCAGGCGGCAGTGCGCTCTCCGCAGGGGAGGACTCGATCGCCCTCCTCTCCTATCTGACCTGGGCGCTGGTTCCCGTGGCTCGCGGCCGGTACGACGATGTCGCTCCCCTGGTCGCTGAGATCTCGGCCGTGCGCAAAGAGGTGGGCCCGGTGGTCTCGGCCGCACTGGCTTACCTTCATGCATGGAAGGCCGTGGTCGAAGGAGAACACGAAGACGCGGTTCAGCAGCTGCTCCGCATGCGCGATGATTCCGGGGGCTGGGCAAGAGCCGGCATAGAGCCGATGCTGCTGCTGGTTCGTGAAGCGCACTACGCAGGCTGGGGATCCCTGGTGACATCTCTGCGCCGAGCGGTGGCGACCGGAGAGTCCCCCGCGCGGGCCGAGTTCCTCGAGACGGTCACAGACTACTGTGAGGCGTTTGGTGCGTGGCAGGCACACGATCCCGCAACGGCGATGACACGCTTTCTGCGAGTCTCCGAATGGCTGGATGCCCAGCCGCCGCTCCGCCATGGTCAGCCGGTATCCGACTCGGGCGGCTACCGCATGTTCAAAGCCCTGAACTTCCTGGACATGGGAGCCCTGGTGCTCGCCTTCCCTGATGAGCTCAGACGTCATCGCAGCACGGTGGTCGACGGGCTGGAGTGGACGGCTGCGGCATTTGCCAGCATCGGCTCGCCGGGTCTGCTGCGGATCACCCTGGACGAGTTGTCGGCTCTGCGGCCGAGGCTCACTGGCGGCCCGCGGGGCGCACATACCGCCTACCCCCCGACACCAGCTCAGCCCGCCGCGAAGTCGGGGCCCGTGGCAGAGGATGTCACGTCGGTCCATGCAGGGCCCATGGATGGCCTTTCTGCACGGGAACGCCAGGTCGCTGTGCTGATCTCGGATGGTTGGACCAATAAGGAGATCGCCGCGGAACTGGGAGTATCGGTGCGCACCGTCGACTTTCACGTGCGCAACGCCCTGGTGAAGTTCGACGTCAGCTCCCGCCATGAGATCCGCCAGAAGCTGCGCGGTGGAGTTCGTCGCGGCTGA
- a CDS encoding SipW-dependent-type signal peptide-containing protein, whose translation MPAPTHAAHSENATGSSRRKKIKAILASGTVLGIGAVVTMATWNDSQFAEGNFTAGEYDVVSSADDVTYTDHGESNVAELTFGAANAAPDDKYVASLWLQTTSTSSYAGEIEAITAPTSAGQTENYTVKVRQLERDAECTTETTAGSEIATGTDLTELSEVQQSIEFGNDSGTTDQTTQLCFQVTASENLISSESASVTWEVQTASASAPASASAN comes from the coding sequence ATGCCTGCGCCCACACACGCCGCACACTCAGAGAACGCGACCGGATCATCCCGCCGGAAGAAGATCAAGGCAATACTCGCCTCCGGCACAGTGCTGGGCATCGGCGCGGTCGTGACGATGGCCACCTGGAACGATTCCCAGTTCGCAGAAGGAAACTTCACGGCCGGAGAGTACGACGTGGTCAGCTCGGCCGATGACGTGACCTACACAGACCACGGGGAGTCGAACGTTGCAGAGCTCACCTTTGGAGCTGCCAACGCAGCGCCAGATGACAAGTACGTTGCCAGCCTCTGGCTGCAGACGACCAGCACCAGCAGCTACGCGGGCGAGATAGAGGCGATCACGGCACCCACAAGCGCGGGACAGACCGAGAACTACACGGTCAAAGTCAGGCAGCTTGAACGGGACGCTGAATGCACGACGGAGACGACTGCCGGCTCTGAAATCGCGACCGGCACAGATCTCACTGAACTCAGCGAGGTGCAGCAGTCGATCGAGTTCGGCAACGACAGCGGCACTACTGATCAGACCACCCAGCTCTGCTTCCAAGTCACCGCCTCGGAGAATCTCATCAGCAGCGAGTCAGCCTCCGTCACATGGGAAGTCCAGACCGCGTCCGCGTCCGCCCCTGCCTCTGCGTCTGCCAACTAA
- a CDS encoding signal peptidase I produces the protein MGSARGVRRLLHILSELFLWLAAALGVISILLVIAGWALNVSLIMFRTGSMEPTIPTGSVAVVREIPADQVEVGDVLTVDRDGQLPVTHRVTSVDPGEIPEQRVIRMQGDANEVEDPYPYAITEARVSFFHIPHIANAVNQMNNPYVLGAVTLAATLGVGWAFWPRDDRTVSARSTPRASPHRPRHTGAR, from the coding sequence ATGGGATCAGCGCGGGGTGTGAGACGCCTGCTCCATATCCTCAGCGAGCTATTCCTGTGGCTCGCAGCTGCGCTCGGGGTGATATCGATCCTGCTGGTCATCGCCGGCTGGGCTCTGAACGTCTCACTGATCATGTTCCGCACCGGGTCGATGGAACCGACGATCCCGACCGGTTCCGTCGCCGTCGTCCGCGAGATTCCGGCAGACCAGGTCGAGGTCGGTGACGTCCTCACGGTGGACCGGGACGGGCAGCTTCCGGTGACGCACCGTGTGACCAGCGTCGATCCCGGAGAAATTCCCGAGCAGCGTGTCATCCGCATGCAGGGCGACGCGAACGAGGTGGAGGACCCGTATCCCTATGCGATCACCGAGGCCCGCGTCTCCTTTTTCCACATCCCGCATATCGCCAACGCCGTGAACCAGATGAACAACCCCTATGTGCTGGGCGCTGTCACGCTGGCAGCCACGCTGGGAGTGGGGTGGGCGTTCTGGCCGCGCGACGACCGGACAGTCTCGGCACGGTCCACTCCACGGGCCAGTCCGCACAGGCCGCGCCACACCGGAGCGCGGTGA
- a CDS encoding adenylosuccinate synthase, producing the protein MPAIVIVGAQWGDEGKGKATDLLGSRVDYVVKPNGGNNAGHTVVVGGEKFELKLLPAGILSPNAVPVIGNGVVVNLEALFHEIDGLEARGADTSKLKISANAHLVAPYHQTMDKVAERFLGKRAIGTTGRGIGPTYMDKVARLGIRVQDIFDESILRQKIEGALRQKNELLVKLYNRRAIAVDEIAEYFLDFAERLRPMVVDTTILLNDALDRGEVVLMEGGQATYLDVDHGTYPFVTSSNPTAGGASVGSGIGPTRIKRSIGIVKAYTTRVGAGPFPTELFDEWGEYLQKTGGEFGVNTGRPRRCGWYDAVMARYASRVNGFTDFFLTKLDVLTGIEEIPVCVAYEVDGVRHDEMPMTQTEFHHAKPVFENYPGWTEDISGARTLDDLPLNARNYVLALEKLSGCRISGVGVGPGRDQVIAIHDLIED; encoded by the coding sequence ATGCCAGCCATTGTGATCGTCGGAGCCCAGTGGGGCGACGAAGGTAAGGGCAAGGCCACAGACCTGCTCGGTTCACGAGTCGACTATGTGGTGAAGCCCAATGGCGGCAACAACGCAGGACACACCGTGGTCGTGGGCGGTGAGAAGTTCGAGCTCAAGCTCCTTCCCGCCGGAATCCTCTCGCCGAACGCCGTGCCGGTGATCGGCAACGGTGTGGTGGTCAACCTCGAGGCGCTCTTCCACGAGATCGACGGACTCGAGGCCCGCGGCGCTGACACCTCGAAGCTGAAGATCTCGGCCAACGCCCACCTGGTGGCTCCGTACCACCAGACCATGGACAAGGTCGCCGAGCGCTTCCTCGGCAAGCGAGCCATCGGCACCACTGGGCGCGGCATCGGCCCGACCTATATGGACAAGGTGGCCCGGCTCGGGATCCGGGTCCAGGACATCTTCGACGAGTCCATCCTGCGGCAGAAGATCGAAGGTGCGCTGCGGCAGAAGAACGAGCTGCTGGTCAAGCTCTACAACCGCCGTGCGATCGCCGTGGATGAGATCGCTGAGTACTTCCTGGACTTCGCCGAGCGTCTGCGCCCCATGGTCGTGGACACCACCATCCTGCTCAATGACGCCCTGGACCGCGGCGAAGTGGTGCTGATGGAAGGCGGACAGGCGACCTACCTCGACGTCGACCACGGCACCTATCCGTTCGTCACCTCGTCCAACCCCACGGCGGGAGGGGCCTCGGTCGGTTCCGGCATCGGCCCCACCCGGATCAAACGCTCCATCGGGATCGTCAAGGCCTACACCACCCGTGTGGGCGCAGGCCCGTTCCCCACGGAGCTCTTCGACGAATGGGGCGAGTACCTGCAGAAGACCGGTGGGGAGTTCGGCGTCAACACCGGACGCCCTCGCCGCTGCGGGTGGTATGACGCGGTGATGGCGCGCTACGCCTCGCGCGTCAATGGCTTCACCGACTTCTTCCTCACCAAGCTCGACGTGCTCACCGGCATCGAAGAGATCCCCGTCTGCGTGGCCTATGAGGTCGACGGCGTGCGCCACGACGAGATGCCCATGACCCAGACCGAGTTCCATCACGCGAAGCCGGTCTTCGAGAACTACCCCGGCTGGACCGAAGACATCTCCGGCGCCCGGACCCTGGACGATCTTCCGCTCAACGCACGGAACTACGTGCTGGCCCTGGAGAAGCTGAGCGGCTGCCGGATCTCCGGCGTCGGCGTGGGCCCCGGACGTGACCAGGTCATCGCGATCCACGACCTGATCGAGGACTGA
- a CDS encoding SDR family oxidoreductase, whose translation MRIKGSTVVITGASSGVGRAAAVRYAKSGANLVLAARDAEALEDAAETCREQGVIVLTVPTDVTDARAVDQLAKEAVREFAGIDVWINNASVSLFASIADAPLEDFRRVLDVNIMGYVHGARAALRYMRPQGQGVLINVSSVVGHVPQPYTAAYSISKAGVNALSVSLRSELALDKFKDIHVVTVLPPTIDTPFFDQVANATGRKVLAMPPVHSPEEVAEVLLKAARKPRHDMPVGSAAKQMIRQHRVSPASVESLMAQQVDKKHLSSTQPAAATHGNLFQPSPSERHELHGGWDGRRRQAGRRLLATGALVAAAAGGLAVLGRQQDRPRRRH comes from the coding sequence ATGCGAATCAAAGGGTCAACAGTCGTCATCACCGGAGCATCCAGCGGAGTCGGCCGGGCCGCCGCTGTGCGCTACGCAAAATCGGGTGCCAACCTCGTCCTTGCGGCCCGCGACGCTGAGGCGCTGGAGGACGCAGCGGAGACCTGCCGCGAACAAGGGGTCATAGTGCTCACGGTCCCTACCGACGTCACGGATGCGCGCGCAGTTGATCAGCTGGCGAAGGAGGCAGTCCGCGAGTTCGCCGGAATCGATGTCTGGATCAACAATGCCTCGGTCTCACTCTTCGCCTCCATCGCCGACGCACCGCTCGAGGACTTCCGCCGCGTGCTGGACGTCAACATCATGGGCTACGTCCACGGGGCCCGGGCGGCGCTGCGCTATATGCGTCCGCAGGGCCAGGGCGTCCTGATCAATGTCTCCTCCGTGGTGGGCCACGTCCCGCAGCCCTACACCGCGGCCTATTCGATCTCGAAGGCCGGGGTGAACGCACTGTCGGTGAGCCTGCGTTCTGAGCTCGCCCTGGACAAGTTCAAGGACATCCATGTCGTGACAGTTCTGCCGCCGACGATCGACACGCCGTTCTTCGACCAGGTGGCCAACGCCACGGGTCGCAAGGTCCTGGCCATGCCGCCTGTGCATTCTCCGGAGGAGGTCGCCGAGGTGCTCCTGAAAGCCGCACGGAAGCCTCGCCACGACATGCCGGTGGGCTCCGCCGCCAAGCAGATGATCCGTCAGCACAGAGTCAGTCCAGCCTCTGTGGAGTCACTCATGGCGCAGCAGGTGGACAAAAAGCACCTCTCGTCCACCCAGCCGGCGGCTGCCACCCACGGCAACCTCTTCCAGCCCAGCCCCTCCGAGCGCCACGAGCTCCACGGCGGGTGGGACGGGCGGCGTCGCCAGGCGGGCCGGAGGCTGCTCGCCACAGGTGCCCTGGTGGCCGCCGCCGCGGGGGGCCTGGCGGTTCTGGGACGACAGCAGGACCGGCCGCGCCGCCGACACTGA
- a CDS encoding thymidine kinase yields MAKLYFRYGAMNSGKSTGLLQAAFNYEERGQRVLLAKPQVDTKGEDEIVSRLGVTRNVDFLIPPRAPLRQLVAQHAAGTTPGTLLDDMEAESGALNRQIKPVACLLVDEAQFLAPEQVEDLLRIAVLDDVPVLAYGIRTDFRTTAFPGSARLMDLAHALEELKTICRCGRKAVFNTRRSGEGIIFDGDQVAIDGADIWYESLCAACYLEASGGRLG; encoded by the coding sequence ATGGCTAAGCTCTATTTCCGCTACGGCGCCATGAACTCGGGCAAGTCCACCGGACTGCTGCAGGCCGCGTTCAACTATGAGGAGCGCGGCCAGCGGGTCCTGCTGGCCAAGCCGCAGGTGGACACCAAGGGCGAGGATGAGATCGTCTCCCGCCTGGGGGTCACGCGCAATGTGGACTTCCTCATTCCGCCCCGGGCCCCGCTGCGCCAGCTCGTCGCTCAGCATGCTGCGGGCACCACGCCGGGCACCCTGCTCGATGACATGGAGGCAGAGTCAGGAGCGCTGAACCGCCAGATCAAGCCCGTGGCCTGTCTGCTGGTGGATGAGGCCCAGTTCCTCGCTCCGGAACAGGTCGAGGACCTGCTGCGCATCGCTGTGCTCGACGATGTGCCGGTGCTCGCCTATGGCATCCGCACCGATTTCCGCACGACCGCCTTCCCCGGCTCCGCCCGGCTGATGGACCTGGCCCACGCCCTCGAGGAGCTCAAGACGATCTGCCGCTGCGGCCGCAAGGCGGTCTTCAACACCCGCCGCTCCGGGGAGGGCATCATCTTCGACGGCGACCAGGTCGCCATCGACGGCGCCGACATCTGGTACGAATCCCTCTGCGCCGCCTGCTACCTGGAAGCTTCCGGCGGCAGGCTCGGCTAG
- a CDS encoding DUF3151 domain-containing protein, which produces MSIVGQNLMEPEPTLLPAEPEVSESLATGEEPVDLAAKHPESSLVWALLAEDALDQGYTVEGYAYARVGYHRGLDALRGSGWRGAGPVPWSHEPNRGFLRALGALGQAAAAIGEAAEVERIMQLLRDCDPSAAESISRLR; this is translated from the coding sequence ATGAGCATCGTCGGTCAGAACCTGATGGAGCCGGAGCCCACGCTGCTTCCGGCTGAACCCGAAGTCTCCGAATCGCTGGCCACCGGCGAGGAGCCCGTCGACCTGGCTGCCAAGCACCCGGAATCCTCGCTGGTGTGGGCCCTGCTCGCCGAGGACGCGCTGGACCAGGGATACACCGTGGAGGGCTATGCCTACGCCCGCGTGGGCTATCACCGCGGGCTCGATGCGCTGCGCGGCTCCGGCTGGCGCGGCGCAGGCCCCGTCCCGTGGAGCCATGAGCCCAATCGCGGCTTTCTGCGTGCCCTCGGTGCGCTCGGACAGGCAGCTGCCGCCATCGGCGAGGCGGCCGAGGTTGAGCGCATCATGCAGCTGCTGCGTGACTGCGACCCCTCAGCGGCTGAGTCGATCAGCCGCCTGCGCTGA
- the phnE gene encoding phosphonate ABC transporter, permease protein PhnE — translation MSNGRLNAGPGSTSRPGADNDPDAHTDPDAHTDPDAHTDPSDHAADATAGDAAAQPRQPGQPRFAPDALDRRPVRPSKLGYNIGMLTVGIIFIAAVYGAGMDFGALLNLPASIVQYGQLMAQGVFQVPDETVAGYWAQSFDAMFESVAIAWVGTMVGALFSLPMGFLAARNMSPLPVYIVVRFILSVIRAVPEIIFAIAIMLPLFGFGSGGGGALAGAMALGVSSIGTLSKLISEAIEAVDGGPLESSRASGSNQLQMIRWAVMPQVMPEVVAIWLYRFEVNIRASAILGVLGAGGIGSLLSVVFGAREWDRIGIVLVVIIVVTMVVDQISAFIRHRVIHGGGARSDGGETPEDDDGAPDPGPEHGPRVEDDPAPKENRAAAGL, via the coding sequence ATGAGCAACGGAAGACTCAATGCCGGCCCGGGAAGCACCTCCCGCCCCGGTGCTGACAACGACCCTGACGCCCACACCGACCCCGACGCCCACACCGACCCCGACGCCCACACCGACCCCAGCGACCACGCTGCAGACGCCACCGCCGGCGATGCCGCTGCGCAGCCCAGACAGCCCGGTCAGCCGCGATTCGCCCCTGACGCCCTGGACCGTCGCCCGGTGCGGCCCTCCAAGCTCGGCTACAACATCGGCATGCTCACCGTGGGCATCATCTTCATCGCCGCGGTCTACGGAGCGGGCATGGACTTCGGCGCACTGCTGAACCTGCCCGCCAGCATCGTCCAATACGGCCAGCTCATGGCACAGGGCGTCTTCCAGGTCCCGGATGAGACGGTCGCGGGCTACTGGGCCCAGTCCTTCGACGCGATGTTCGAGTCCGTGGCCATCGCCTGGGTCGGCACCATGGTCGGTGCGCTGTTCTCCCTGCCCATGGGCTTCCTCGCCGCGCGAAACATGTCCCCGCTGCCGGTCTACATCGTGGTGCGCTTCATCCTCTCTGTCATCCGCGCGGTCCCGGAGATCATCTTCGCCATCGCCATCATGCTGCCGCTGTTCGGATTCGGCAGCGGAGGCGGCGGTGCGCTGGCAGGCGCCATGGCGCTGGGCGTGAGCTCTATCGGCACCCTCTCCAAGCTCATCTCCGAGGCCATCGAGGCGGTGGACGGCGGCCCGCTGGAGTCCTCCCGCGCCTCCGGCAGCAACCAGCTTCAGATGATCCGCTGGGCCGTGATGCCGCAGGTCATGCCCGAGGTCGTCGCGATCTGGCTCTACCGCTTCGAGGTCAACATCCGTGCCTCGGCGATCCTGGGCGTGCTGGGCGCCGGTGGAATCGGCTCGCTGCTCTCCGTCGTCTTCGGCGCCCGGGAATGGGACCGGATCGGGATCGTCCTGGTGGTCATCATCGTGGTCACCATGGTCGTGGACCAGATCTCCGCGTTCATCCGGCATCGGGTGATCCACGGGGGCGGCGCGCGCAGCGACGGAGGAGAGACCCCAGAGGACGACGACGGCGCCCCGGATCCGGGCCCCGAGCACGGTCCCCGGGTGGAGGACGATCCGGCTCCCAAGGAGAACCGGGCAGCTGCAGGGCTGTAG
- the phnE gene encoding phosphonate ABC transporter, permease protein PhnE: MASTSPATPSSSAAPSSSEAPSSSEAPPAARGRRPGPQTAQTIRPEPPRPRGLVYLELVGLAVLAFIFFWVTQESGDILLIPLGFVTLWAPLNPLIGLLVMLVVLALCFKAKVGTMAAFGTVAFIAMSYWAGATVRFTLLEIPERWSNVEPRLMAFLDPNWSYIWTVRDQWLITISMAVVATLIGCAIGLVLAMYASPVSSPNKGTSQAIKAVNSVIRSIPDVGWALLFVAFIGGTAHGLGPMAGILALLMFNIGIVAKLLSETIDAVNPGPVEAADASGANLTQRNRLAILPQVLPGFVSYGLYVFELNIRASAALGIVGVGGIGSAMMLQLNRFQFENVAAILIALIVVVLLVDLFSMYIRRKLL; this comes from the coding sequence GTGGCCTCCACCTCCCCCGCGACACCGTCCTCTTCAGCAGCACCGTCCTCTTCTGAAGCACCGTCCTCTTCTGAAGCACCTCCCGCTGCTCGGGGGCGCCGCCCCGGCCCGCAGACTGCGCAGACAATCCGCCCGGAGCCCCCGCGGCCCAGGGGACTGGTCTACCTGGAGCTGGTCGGCCTCGCCGTCCTCGCCTTCATCTTCTTCTGGGTCACCCAGGAGTCCGGGGACATCCTGCTGATCCCGCTCGGGTTCGTGACCCTCTGGGCGCCGCTGAATCCACTCATCGGCCTGCTGGTCATGCTGGTGGTCCTTGCGCTGTGCTTCAAGGCCAAGGTCGGCACCATGGCGGCCTTCGGGACGGTGGCTTTCATCGCCATGAGCTACTGGGCCGGAGCCACCGTCCGGTTCACGCTGCTGGAGATCCCCGAGCGCTGGTCAAATGTGGAGCCCCGCCTCATGGCGTTCCTTGACCCCAACTGGAGCTACATCTGGACCGTGCGAGACCAGTGGCTGATCACCATCTCCATGGCGGTGGTGGCCACCCTGATCGGCTGCGCCATCGGCCTGGTGCTCGCCATGTACGCCTCCCCGGTCTCCAGCCCGAACAAGGGCACTTCACAGGCGATCAAGGCCGTGAACTCCGTGATCCGCTCCATCCCCGACGTCGGCTGGGCGCTGCTCTTCGTGGCCTTCATCGGCGGCACCGCGCACGGCCTGGGCCCCATGGCAGGCATCCTCGCGCTGCTGATGTTCAACATCGGCATCGTGGCCAAGCTGCTCAGCGAGACCATCGACGCCGTGAATCCCGGGCCCGTGGAGGCGGCCGACGCCTCCGGCGCGAATCTGACTCAGCGCAACCGGCTGGCGATCCTGCCGCAGGTCCTCCCCGGATTCGTGTCCTACGGCCTCTACGTCTTCGAGTTGAACATCCGCGCCTCAGCCGCGCTGGGGATCGTCGGCGTGGGCGGCATCGGCTCGGCCATGATGCTGCAGCTCAACCGCTTCCAGTTCGAGAACGTCGCTGCCATCCTGATCGCGCTGATCGTCGTGGTGCTGCTGGTGGACCTGTTCTCCATGTACATCCGGAGGAAGCTGCTATGA
- the phnC gene encoding phosphonate ABC transporter ATP-binding protein has translation MITFENIDVVYPNGFKGLSNVNLQINKGEFVAIVGLSGAGKSTLIRTVNGLVPFTSGTLTVGDVVVDPRSKAKLRRLRSRVGMIFQSFNLVTRVSVLNNVLVGRSAETPTWRSLLGWYRAEDKELAFQSLERVGIVDKAYMRAASLSGGQQQRVAIARVLAQDPEVILADEPVASLDPPTAHKVMRDLRRIQQELGITTIVNMHHLDLARSYADRVIGMRGGEVVFDGPVEEATDEAIEEVYQRSLTAEDIVTADSAPE, from the coding sequence ATGATCACTTTCGAGAACATCGACGTCGTCTACCCCAATGGCTTCAAGGGGCTGAGCAACGTCAACCTGCAGATCAACAAGGGCGAGTTCGTGGCCATCGTCGGGCTCTCCGGGGCGGGCAAGTCCACGCTGATCCGGACGGTGAACGGACTGGTGCCCTTCACCTCGGGCACGCTGACTGTGGGCGACGTCGTCGTGGACCCCCGGAGCAAGGCCAAGCTGCGCCGGCTGCGCTCACGGGTGGGGATGATCTTCCAGTCCTTCAACCTGGTCACCCGCGTCTCGGTGCTGAACAACGTCCTGGTCGGACGCTCGGCGGAGACCCCCACCTGGCGCTCTCTGCTCGGCTGGTACCGGGCAGAGGACAAGGAGCTCGCCTTCCAGTCGCTGGAACGCGTGGGCATCGTGGACAAGGCCTATATGCGGGCCGCCTCGCTCTCCGGCGGCCAGCAGCAGCGCGTGGCGATCGCCCGCGTGCTGGCCCAGGATCCCGAGGTCATCCTCGCCGACGAGCCGGTGGCCTCCCTGGACCCGCCCACCGCACACAAGGTCATGCGGGATCTGCGCCGCATCCAGCAGGAGCTGGGGATCACCACCATCGTGAACATGCACCACCTGGACCTCGCCCGCAGCTACGCCGACCGCGTCATCGGCATGCGCGGCGGAGAAGTGGTCTTCGACGGCCCCGTGGAGGAGGCCACCGACGAGGCCATCGAAGAGGTCTATCAACGCTCGCTGACCGCCGAGGACATCGTCACCGCCGACTCGGCCCCGGAGTAG